In the genome of Drosophila subpulchrella strain 33 F10 #4 breed RU33 chromosome 2L, RU_Dsub_v1.1 Primary Assembly, whole genome shotgun sequence, one region contains:
- the LOC119547780 gene encoding uncharacterized protein LOC119547780 — translation MSRVFNRDEIPRDRSMVQELRSEITRHSAEISFNFWQEFEHIRSTQQNRMVQERLQRERISTLMRDGQQEANQEAEALSRSISAHGMTVNSTHLPSPSAAAVPTASLLKNTLAQGVKNKPNRPSTAVKRKPQKQKFQVAKTNKSKPRPKNEDQSTLPSPAPSNIPRAPPTSRATMITPNISNGATPNISKLRLANKPKK, via the coding sequence ATGTCGCGCGTGTTCAACAGGGATGAAATCCCCCGGGACAGGAGTATGGTCCAGGAGCTCAGAAGCGAAATTACCCGCCATTCGGCGGAGATCAGCTTCAACTTCTGGCAGGAGTTCGAACACATCCGGTCCACCCAGCAGAATCGCATGGTGCAGGAGCGTTTGCAGCGCGAAAGGATCAGCACCTTGATGCGGGATGGTCAGCAGGAGGCCAACCAGGAGGCGGAGGCCCTGAGCCGATCGATCAGTGCCCATGGAATGACGGTAAACTCGACCCACTTGCCATCACCTTCGGCGGCAGCAGTTCCAACTGCATCCTTGCTGAAGAACACTTTGGCCCAAGGAGTCAAAAATAAGCCGAATCGCCCAAGTACCGCTGTCAAACGGAAACCCCAAAAGCAAAAATTCCAGGTTGCCAAGACCAACAAGTCAAAGCCAAGGCCCAAAAACGAAGATCAATCCACCTTGCCATCGCCAGCCCCTTCGAATATTCCAAGGGCACCGCCCACCTCCAGAGCCACCATGATAACCCCTAATATCTCCAACGGGGCGACCCCCAACATTTCCAAGCTTCGATTGGCCAACAAGCCCAAGAAGTAA